Proteins encoded in a region of the Prunus persica cultivar Lovell chromosome G4, Prunus_persica_NCBIv2, whole genome shotgun sequence genome:
- the LOC18778761 gene encoding transforming growth factor-beta receptor-associated protein 1 isoform X3: MKETVQQRVDNHVFSVVIGKRLVLIELVLINRVGKSDQDIDDGSFVILKEIQCIDGVMAMVWLNDSIIVSTVNGYSLFSCVTGQSGVIFSLPDGSGLPRLKLLCKEWNLLLLVDNVGIIANAHGQPVGGSLVFHSKPDSIGEISSYVVVARDGKLELYHKKTGTCIQMVTFGGEGVGGPCVVADEEDRTGNLVVVATPTKVVCFRKLPSEEQIKDLLRKKNFKEAISLVEELESEGELSKDMLSFVHAQVGFLLLFDLHFEEAVNHFLQSEAMQPSEVFPFIMRDPNRWSLLVPRNRYWGLHPPPAPLEDVVDDGLLAIQRAIFLRKAGVETVVDDAFLLNPPSRDNLLESAIKSITRYLEVSREKELTPSVKEGVDTLLMYLYRALNNVYNMEKLASSANSCVVEELETLLDDSGHLRTLAFLYASKGMSSKALGIWRVLARHYSSGLWKDPVMESGPQDGGTNIVSGKETAAAEASKLLEESSDPGLVLQHLGWVADINQVFAVQVLTSEKRVNQLPPDEVIAAIDPKKVEIFQRYLQWLIEDQESYDSQFHTLYALSLAKSAIEAFQSEIASQNLDPGRTEETNISDHRTSLIFQSPVRERLQIFLEASDLYDPEEVLDLIEGSELWSEKAILYKKLGQEALVLQILALKLENSEAAEQYCAEIGRPDVYMQLLDMYLDPQDGKEPMFKAAVRLLHNHGESLDPLQVLERLSPDMPLQLASETILRMLRARLHHYRQGRIVHNLSRALDTDASLAILEEKSRHVQINDESLCDSCHARLGTKLFAMYPDDTVVCYKCFRRQGESTSVTGRNFKQDVLVKPGWLVTR, from the exons atgaaagaaacagTGCAGCAGCGTGTAGACAATCATGTTTTCTCGGTCGTGATTGGAAAAAGATTGGTATTGATAGAGCTTGTTTTGATTAATAGAGTAGGTAAAAGTGACCAAGACATTGATGATGGTTCTTTTGTAATTCTGAAAGAAATTCAGTGTATTGATGGGGTTATGGCAATGGTATGGCTCAATGATTCGATAATTGTCAGTACGGTTAATGGATATAGTTTGTTTTCTTGCGTTACGGGACAAAGTGGTGTAATATTTTCGTTACCTGATGGTTCTGGTCTGCCACGACTTAAATTGTTGTGTAAAGAATGGAATTTGCTTTTGTTGGTGGACAATGTTGGCATCATAGCTAATGCACATGGGCAGCCAGTTGGTGGTAGCTTGGTGTTCCATAGTAAGCCAGATTCTATTGGGGAGATATCTTCGTATGTGGTTGTTGCAAGGGATGGAAAGCTGGAATTGTACCATAAGAAAACTGGTACTTGTATTCAGATGGTCACTTTTGGTGGCGAAGGGGTAGGAGGGCCATGCGTTGTTGCAGATGAGGAAGATAGAACTGGAAATCTTGTCGTTGTTGCAACACCCACCAAG GTTGTTTGCTTTCGGAAATTACCTTCTGAAGAACAGATTAAAGATCTATTGAGAAAAAAGAACTTCAAGGAAGCCATCTCCTTGGTGGAGGAGCTTGAGTCTGAGGGTGAATTATCAAAGGATATGCTCTCGTTTGTTCATGCTCAAGTGGGCTTTCTCTTGCTTTTCGACTTGCATTTTGAGGAAGCAGTGAATCACTTTTTGCAGTCTGAGGCCATGCAGCCTTCTGAAGTATTTCCATTCATAATGAGAGATCCAAATCGATGGTCACTACTG GTTCCTAGAAACCGCTATTGGGGTTTGCATCCTCCCCCTGCGCCTCTGGAAGATGTTGTAGATGACGGGTTGTTGGCAATCCAAAGGGCAATATTTCTCAGGAAAGCAGGTGTAGAAACTGTGGTAGACGATGCATTTCTCCTGAATCCCCCAAGTAGAGATAATTTGTTGGAGTCTGCCATCAAATCAATTACTAG GTATTTGGAGGTTTCTCGTGAGAAAGAGTTGACTCCATCAGTGAAGGAGGGAGTTGACACTCTATTAATGTACCTCTATAGAGCTTTAAATAATGTCTATAACATGGAGAAGCTGGCATCATCAGCAAATTCTTGCGTTGTG GAGGAGTTGGAAACTTTGCTAGATGACTCTGGGCATTTACGTACACTTGCCTTCCTATATGCAAGTAAAGGAATGAGCTCGAAGGCTCTTGGTATCTGGCGCGTCTTGGCAAGACATTATTCATCTGGCCTTTGGAAAGACCCTGTCATGGAGAGTGGCCCACAGGATGGTGGTACAAATATTGTCTCTGGTAAGGAGACTGCTGCAGCTGAGGCATCAAAGCTTCTTGAGGAGTCTTCTGATCCAGGGCTTGTTCTACAACATCTTGGATGG GTTGCAGACATCAATCAGGTTTTTGCAGTTCAGGTTTTAACATCAGAGAAAAGAGTGAATCAACTTCCACCAG ATGAAGTTATTGCAGCTATTGATCCAAAGAAGGTAGAAATTTTCCAAAG GTACCTTCAGTGGTTAATTGAAGACCAAGAATCGTATGACAGTCAGTTCCACACATTATATGCTCTCTCACTGGCCAAGTCAGCAATTGAAGCTTTTCAATCAGAAATTGCTTCTCAAAACCTTGATCCTGGAAGAACAGAAGAGACAAACATTTCTGATCATAGGACAAGTTTGATCTTTCAAAGTCCTGTTCGGGAAAGACTGCAGATATTTTTAGAGGCTTCTGACTTGTATGACCCAGAGGAGGTTCTTGACTTGATTGAGGGATCAGAATTGTGGTCAGAGAAG GctattctttataaaaaactAGGGCAAGAGGCATTGGTGCTCCAAATTTTGGCCTT GAAGCTGGAAAACAGTGAAGCTGCTGAGCAATATTGTGCTGAGATTGGGAGGCCAGATGTCTATATGCA GTTACTTGATATGTATCTGGATCCACAAGATGGTAAAGAGCCTATGTTTAAAGCAGCTGTACGACTACTTCACAATCATGGTGAATCATTGGATCCTTTGCAAGTTTTAGAG AGATTGTCCCCTGATATGCCCCTTCAACTTGCCTCTGAAACTATATTAAGAATGTTGAGAGCTCGGCTTCATCATTACCGTCAAGGACGT ATTGTGCATAATCTGTCCCGTGCTCTAGATACTGATGCAAGTTTAGCAATATTGGAGGAAAAGTCGAGGCATGTGCAGATCAATGATGAAAGCCTTTGTGATTCTTGCCATGCACGGCTTGGAACTAAACTTTTTGCTATGTACCCAGATGACACCGTAGTCTGTTACAAG tgtttccgtcgtcaGGGTGAGTCTACTTCGGTCACTGGTCGCAACTTTAAGCAAGATGTCCTAGTAAAACCAGGTTGGCTTGTGACCCGATAA
- the LOC18778761 gene encoding transforming growth factor-beta receptor-associated protein 1 isoform X1 encodes MAKPELSARTVLEPLSFFNLSDHSRAQVTSLAIYTVSDSQCLIYIGTQFGALFLFSVNPGNPNDETRSDRSNSPSVLQNISLLRKVVVGNSSVESIQVFGDIGKLLVLLGGFLFTVDSLLLQPVKRLSFLRGISVITRRLRSSESECSNLSALSNSSEYTSTSQRFLQKLGSGIRANGLKMKETVQQRVDNHVFSVVIGKRLVLIELVLINRVGKSDQDIDDGSFVILKEIQCIDGVMAMVWLNDSIIVSTVNGYSLFSCVTGQSGVIFSLPDGSGLPRLKLLCKEWNLLLLVDNVGIIANAHGQPVGGSLVFHSKPDSIGEISSYVVVARDGKLELYHKKTGTCIQMVTFGGEGVGGPCVVADEEDRTGNLVVVATPTKVVCFRKLPSEEQIKDLLRKKNFKEAISLVEELESEGELSKDMLSFVHAQVGFLLLFDLHFEEAVNHFLQSEAMQPSEVFPFIMRDPNRWSLLVPRNRYWGLHPPPAPLEDVVDDGLLAIQRAIFLRKAGVETVVDDAFLLNPPSRDNLLESAIKSITRYLEVSREKELTPSVKEGVDTLLMYLYRALNNVYNMEKLASSANSCVVEELETLLDDSGHLRTLAFLYASKGMSSKALGIWRVLARHYSSGLWKDPVMESGPQDGGTNIVSGKETAAAEASKLLEESSDPGLVLQHLGWVADINQVFAVQVLTSEKRVNQLPPDEVIAAIDPKKVEIFQRYLQWLIEDQESYDSQFHTLYALSLAKSAIEAFQSEIASQNLDPGRTEETNISDHRTSLIFQSPVRERLQIFLEASDLYDPEEVLDLIEGSELWSEKAILYKKLGQEALVLQILALKLENSEAAEQYCAEIGRPDVYMQLLDMYLDPQDGKEPMFKAAVRLLHNHGESLDPLQVLERLSPDMPLQLASETILRMLRARLHHYRQGRIVHNLSRALDTDASLAILEEKSRHVQINDESLCDSCHARLGTKLFAMYPDDTVVCYKCFRRQGESTSVTGRNFKQDVLVKPGWLVTR; translated from the exons ATGGCCAAGCCCGAACTTAGTGCTCGGACTGTTCTAGAACCACTGTCATTCTTCAACCTCTCTGACCACTCTCGTGCACAAGTTACATCCCTCGCTATCTACACGGTCTCTGACTCCCAGTGTCTAATTTACATTGGGACTCAGTTTGGAGCCCTATTTTTATTCTCTGTAAACCCTGGCAATCCCAATGATGAAACCCGGTCTGATCGTTCCAACAGCCCTTCAGTCCTGCAGAACATTTCTCTTTTGCGAAAAGTTGTGGTCGGAAATTCCTCAGTGGAGTCTATACAAGTATTTGGTGACATTGGGAAGCTTTTGGTGCTTTTGGGTGGGTTTTTGTTTACGGTTGATTCACTTCTGTTGCAGCCTGTGAAGAGATTGAGTTTCTTGAGAGGAATTTCTGTCATCACGAGGAGGTTGCGAAGCAGTGAATCAGAGTGTTCGAATTTGTCAGCTCTTAGCAATTCGTCAGAGTATACGAGCACAAGTCAGCGATTTTTGCAAAAGTTGGGAAGTGGGATCAGAGCAAATGgcttgaaaatgaaagaaacagTGCAGCAGCGTGTAGACAATCATGTTTTCTCGGTCGTGATTGGAAAAAGATTGGTATTGATAGAGCTTGTTTTGATTAATAGAGTAGGTAAAAGTGACCAAGACATTGATGATGGTTCTTTTGTAATTCTGAAAGAAATTCAGTGTATTGATGGGGTTATGGCAATGGTATGGCTCAATGATTCGATAATTGTCAGTACGGTTAATGGATATAGTTTGTTTTCTTGCGTTACGGGACAAAGTGGTGTAATATTTTCGTTACCTGATGGTTCTGGTCTGCCACGACTTAAATTGTTGTGTAAAGAATGGAATTTGCTTTTGTTGGTGGACAATGTTGGCATCATAGCTAATGCACATGGGCAGCCAGTTGGTGGTAGCTTGGTGTTCCATAGTAAGCCAGATTCTATTGGGGAGATATCTTCGTATGTGGTTGTTGCAAGGGATGGAAAGCTGGAATTGTACCATAAGAAAACTGGTACTTGTATTCAGATGGTCACTTTTGGTGGCGAAGGGGTAGGAGGGCCATGCGTTGTTGCAGATGAGGAAGATAGAACTGGAAATCTTGTCGTTGTTGCAACACCCACCAAG GTTGTTTGCTTTCGGAAATTACCTTCTGAAGAACAGATTAAAGATCTATTGAGAAAAAAGAACTTCAAGGAAGCCATCTCCTTGGTGGAGGAGCTTGAGTCTGAGGGTGAATTATCAAAGGATATGCTCTCGTTTGTTCATGCTCAAGTGGGCTTTCTCTTGCTTTTCGACTTGCATTTTGAGGAAGCAGTGAATCACTTTTTGCAGTCTGAGGCCATGCAGCCTTCTGAAGTATTTCCATTCATAATGAGAGATCCAAATCGATGGTCACTACTG GTTCCTAGAAACCGCTATTGGGGTTTGCATCCTCCCCCTGCGCCTCTGGAAGATGTTGTAGATGACGGGTTGTTGGCAATCCAAAGGGCAATATTTCTCAGGAAAGCAGGTGTAGAAACTGTGGTAGACGATGCATTTCTCCTGAATCCCCCAAGTAGAGATAATTTGTTGGAGTCTGCCATCAAATCAATTACTAG GTATTTGGAGGTTTCTCGTGAGAAAGAGTTGACTCCATCAGTGAAGGAGGGAGTTGACACTCTATTAATGTACCTCTATAGAGCTTTAAATAATGTCTATAACATGGAGAAGCTGGCATCATCAGCAAATTCTTGCGTTGTG GAGGAGTTGGAAACTTTGCTAGATGACTCTGGGCATTTACGTACACTTGCCTTCCTATATGCAAGTAAAGGAATGAGCTCGAAGGCTCTTGGTATCTGGCGCGTCTTGGCAAGACATTATTCATCTGGCCTTTGGAAAGACCCTGTCATGGAGAGTGGCCCACAGGATGGTGGTACAAATATTGTCTCTGGTAAGGAGACTGCTGCAGCTGAGGCATCAAAGCTTCTTGAGGAGTCTTCTGATCCAGGGCTTGTTCTACAACATCTTGGATGG GTTGCAGACATCAATCAGGTTTTTGCAGTTCAGGTTTTAACATCAGAGAAAAGAGTGAATCAACTTCCACCAG ATGAAGTTATTGCAGCTATTGATCCAAAGAAGGTAGAAATTTTCCAAAG GTACCTTCAGTGGTTAATTGAAGACCAAGAATCGTATGACAGTCAGTTCCACACATTATATGCTCTCTCACTGGCCAAGTCAGCAATTGAAGCTTTTCAATCAGAAATTGCTTCTCAAAACCTTGATCCTGGAAGAACAGAAGAGACAAACATTTCTGATCATAGGACAAGTTTGATCTTTCAAAGTCCTGTTCGGGAAAGACTGCAGATATTTTTAGAGGCTTCTGACTTGTATGACCCAGAGGAGGTTCTTGACTTGATTGAGGGATCAGAATTGTGGTCAGAGAAG GctattctttataaaaaactAGGGCAAGAGGCATTGGTGCTCCAAATTTTGGCCTT GAAGCTGGAAAACAGTGAAGCTGCTGAGCAATATTGTGCTGAGATTGGGAGGCCAGATGTCTATATGCA GTTACTTGATATGTATCTGGATCCACAAGATGGTAAAGAGCCTATGTTTAAAGCAGCTGTACGACTACTTCACAATCATGGTGAATCATTGGATCCTTTGCAAGTTTTAGAG AGATTGTCCCCTGATATGCCCCTTCAACTTGCCTCTGAAACTATATTAAGAATGTTGAGAGCTCGGCTTCATCATTACCGTCAAGGACGT ATTGTGCATAATCTGTCCCGTGCTCTAGATACTGATGCAAGTTTAGCAATATTGGAGGAAAAGTCGAGGCATGTGCAGATCAATGATGAAAGCCTTTGTGATTCTTGCCATGCACGGCTTGGAACTAAACTTTTTGCTATGTACCCAGATGACACCGTAGTCTGTTACAAG tgtttccgtcgtcaGGGTGAGTCTACTTCGGTCACTGGTCGCAACTTTAAGCAAGATGTCCTAGTAAAACCAGGTTGGCTTGTGACCCGATAA
- the LOC18778761 gene encoding transforming growth factor-beta receptor-associated protein 1 isoform X2 has product MAKPELSARTVLEPLSFFNLSDHSRAQVTSLAIYTVSDSQCLIYIGTQFGALFLFSVNPGNPNDETRSDRSNSPSVLQNISLLRKVVVGNSSVESIQVFGDIGKLLVLLGGFLFTVDSLLLQPVKRLSFLRGISVITRRLRSSESECSNLSALSNSSEYTSTSQRFLQKLGSGIRANGLKMKETVQQRVDNHVFSVVIGKRLVLIELVLINRVGKSDQDIDDGSFVILKEIQCIDGVMAMVWLNDSIIVSTVNGYSLFSCVTGQSGVIFSLPDGSGLPRLKLLCKEWNLLLLVDNVGIIANAHGQPVGGSLVFHSKPDSIGEISSYVVVARDGKLELYHKKTGTCIQMVTFGGEGVGGPCVVADEEDRTGNLVVVATPTKVVCFRKLPSEEQIKDLLRKKNFKEAISLVEELESEGELSKDMLSFVHAQVGFLLLFDLHFEEAVNHFLQSEAMQPSEVFPFIMRDPNRWSLLVPRNRYWGLHPPPAPLEDVVDDGLLAIQRAIFLRKAGVETVVDDAFLLNPPSRDNLLESAIKSITRYLEVSREKELTPSVKEGVDTLLMYLYRALNNVYNMEKLASSANSCVVEELETLLDDSGHLRTLAFLYASKGMSSKALGIWRVLARHYSSGLWKDPVMESGPQDGGTNIVSGKETAAAEASKLLEESSDPGLVLQHLGWVADINQVFAVQVLTSEKRVNQLPPDEVIAAIDPKKVEIFQRYLQWLIEDQESYDSQFHTLYALSLAKSAIEAFQSEIASQNLDPGRTEETNISDHRTSLIFQSPVRERLQIFLEASDLYDPEEVLDLIEGSELWSEKAILYKKLGQEALVLQILALKLENSEAAEQYCAEIGRPDVYMQLVT; this is encoded by the exons ATGGCCAAGCCCGAACTTAGTGCTCGGACTGTTCTAGAACCACTGTCATTCTTCAACCTCTCTGACCACTCTCGTGCACAAGTTACATCCCTCGCTATCTACACGGTCTCTGACTCCCAGTGTCTAATTTACATTGGGACTCAGTTTGGAGCCCTATTTTTATTCTCTGTAAACCCTGGCAATCCCAATGATGAAACCCGGTCTGATCGTTCCAACAGCCCTTCAGTCCTGCAGAACATTTCTCTTTTGCGAAAAGTTGTGGTCGGAAATTCCTCAGTGGAGTCTATACAAGTATTTGGTGACATTGGGAAGCTTTTGGTGCTTTTGGGTGGGTTTTTGTTTACGGTTGATTCACTTCTGTTGCAGCCTGTGAAGAGATTGAGTTTCTTGAGAGGAATTTCTGTCATCACGAGGAGGTTGCGAAGCAGTGAATCAGAGTGTTCGAATTTGTCAGCTCTTAGCAATTCGTCAGAGTATACGAGCACAAGTCAGCGATTTTTGCAAAAGTTGGGAAGTGGGATCAGAGCAAATGgcttgaaaatgaaagaaacagTGCAGCAGCGTGTAGACAATCATGTTTTCTCGGTCGTGATTGGAAAAAGATTGGTATTGATAGAGCTTGTTTTGATTAATAGAGTAGGTAAAAGTGACCAAGACATTGATGATGGTTCTTTTGTAATTCTGAAAGAAATTCAGTGTATTGATGGGGTTATGGCAATGGTATGGCTCAATGATTCGATAATTGTCAGTACGGTTAATGGATATAGTTTGTTTTCTTGCGTTACGGGACAAAGTGGTGTAATATTTTCGTTACCTGATGGTTCTGGTCTGCCACGACTTAAATTGTTGTGTAAAGAATGGAATTTGCTTTTGTTGGTGGACAATGTTGGCATCATAGCTAATGCACATGGGCAGCCAGTTGGTGGTAGCTTGGTGTTCCATAGTAAGCCAGATTCTATTGGGGAGATATCTTCGTATGTGGTTGTTGCAAGGGATGGAAAGCTGGAATTGTACCATAAGAAAACTGGTACTTGTATTCAGATGGTCACTTTTGGTGGCGAAGGGGTAGGAGGGCCATGCGTTGTTGCAGATGAGGAAGATAGAACTGGAAATCTTGTCGTTGTTGCAACACCCACCAAG GTTGTTTGCTTTCGGAAATTACCTTCTGAAGAACAGATTAAAGATCTATTGAGAAAAAAGAACTTCAAGGAAGCCATCTCCTTGGTGGAGGAGCTTGAGTCTGAGGGTGAATTATCAAAGGATATGCTCTCGTTTGTTCATGCTCAAGTGGGCTTTCTCTTGCTTTTCGACTTGCATTTTGAGGAAGCAGTGAATCACTTTTTGCAGTCTGAGGCCATGCAGCCTTCTGAAGTATTTCCATTCATAATGAGAGATCCAAATCGATGGTCACTACTG GTTCCTAGAAACCGCTATTGGGGTTTGCATCCTCCCCCTGCGCCTCTGGAAGATGTTGTAGATGACGGGTTGTTGGCAATCCAAAGGGCAATATTTCTCAGGAAAGCAGGTGTAGAAACTGTGGTAGACGATGCATTTCTCCTGAATCCCCCAAGTAGAGATAATTTGTTGGAGTCTGCCATCAAATCAATTACTAG GTATTTGGAGGTTTCTCGTGAGAAAGAGTTGACTCCATCAGTGAAGGAGGGAGTTGACACTCTATTAATGTACCTCTATAGAGCTTTAAATAATGTCTATAACATGGAGAAGCTGGCATCATCAGCAAATTCTTGCGTTGTG GAGGAGTTGGAAACTTTGCTAGATGACTCTGGGCATTTACGTACACTTGCCTTCCTATATGCAAGTAAAGGAATGAGCTCGAAGGCTCTTGGTATCTGGCGCGTCTTGGCAAGACATTATTCATCTGGCCTTTGGAAAGACCCTGTCATGGAGAGTGGCCCACAGGATGGTGGTACAAATATTGTCTCTGGTAAGGAGACTGCTGCAGCTGAGGCATCAAAGCTTCTTGAGGAGTCTTCTGATCCAGGGCTTGTTCTACAACATCTTGGATGG GTTGCAGACATCAATCAGGTTTTTGCAGTTCAGGTTTTAACATCAGAGAAAAGAGTGAATCAACTTCCACCAG ATGAAGTTATTGCAGCTATTGATCCAAAGAAGGTAGAAATTTTCCAAAG GTACCTTCAGTGGTTAATTGAAGACCAAGAATCGTATGACAGTCAGTTCCACACATTATATGCTCTCTCACTGGCCAAGTCAGCAATTGAAGCTTTTCAATCAGAAATTGCTTCTCAAAACCTTGATCCTGGAAGAACAGAAGAGACAAACATTTCTGATCATAGGACAAGTTTGATCTTTCAAAGTCCTGTTCGGGAAAGACTGCAGATATTTTTAGAGGCTTCTGACTTGTATGACCCAGAGGAGGTTCTTGACTTGATTGAGGGATCAGAATTGTGGTCAGAGAAG GctattctttataaaaaactAGGGCAAGAGGCATTGGTGCTCCAAATTTTGGCCTT GAAGCTGGAAAACAGTGAAGCTGCTGAGCAATATTGTGCTGAGATTGGGAGGCCAGATGTCTATATGCAgttg GTTACTTGA